In Penicillium oxalicum strain HP7-1 chromosome I, whole genome shotgun sequence, a single window of DNA contains:
- a CDS encoding Peroxiredoxin PRX1 translates to MASKGVYHMAFRGLKTIPRILPRTKLPAQLPQSQLAFRRFFASVPQEQPRLRLGSIAPNFKALTTTGEIDFHEFIGNSWTILFSHPADFTPVCTTELGAFAKMKHEFDKRGVKMIGLSANDIGSHGEWIKDINEVASTNVQFPIIADADRKVAFLYDMIDQQDLDNIDQKGIAFTIRSVFIIDPNKKIRLTMMYPASTGRNSAEVLRVIDSLQTGDKKGVTTPIDWQVGDDVIVPPSVSTEDAKKKFGEVREVKPYLRYTKI, encoded by the exons ATGGCTTCCAAAGGTGTATACCACATGGCTTTCAGAGGCCTGAAAACCATCCCAAGAATTTTACCCCGGACCAAGCTCCCTGCGCAGCTGCCCCAGTCTCAGCTTGCTTTCCGTCGTTTCTTTGCCTCGGTTCCCCAGGAGCAGCCACGCCTGCGTCTGGGCTCAATCG CACCCAACTTTAAAGCGCTTACCACCACCGGTGAGATCGACTTTCACGAGTTCATTGGCAACAGCTGGACCATTCTCTTTTCCCATCCTGCCGACTTTACCCCGGTTTGCACCACAGAACTAGGTGCTTTTGCCAAAATGAAGCATGAGTTTGACAAGCGCGGCGTGAAGATGATCGGATTG AGTGCCAACGATATCGGCTCCCACGGCGAGTGGATTAAAGATATCAACGAAGTCGCCTCTACTAATGTCCAGTTTCCCATCATCGCGGATGCCGACCGTAAAGTTGCATTTCTCTACGACATGATTGACCAACAAGACCTAGACAATATCGATCAAAAGGGCATTGCTTTCACAATTCGCTCGGTCTTTATTATAGATCCCAACAAGAAGATTCGCTTGACGATGATGTACCCTGCCTCGACAGGTCGCAACTCGGCGGAAGTCCTCCGTGTGATTGACTCGCTGCAGACCGGTGATAAAAAGGGCGTCACCACTCCAATCGACTGGCAGGTCGGTGACGACGTCATCGTCCCGCCCTCCGTGTCGACCGAGGatgcaaagaagaaatttggCGAGGTCCGCGAGGTCAAGCCATACTTGCGGTACACCAAAATCTAG
- a CDS encoding Efflux pump dotC, whose amino-acid sequence MASDMEMVEASPSTRGRLRIVAIMTALSLAMLVAALDQTILATAIPTIAAKLHSAAGYTWIGGAYLLANAAGACIWAKLSDIWGRKLILLIAVAWFFVSSIICAVAVNMEMLIAGRALQGVAGGGLLQLITIIISDLFSVRHRSLYLGLMEFMWAFAGGIGPLLGGAFSQYVSWRWNFWINVPVSGLTFILLFFFLDVHNPQTKIMDGVKAIDWFGSVSILGLTLMLLLGLDFGGETFAWSSTQVICLIVFGSACSLLFIYSEKRLAKYPLMPMNIFSHLSNVATLAVTFAHGFVFIAGEYYMPLYLQSVKQASPMRSGVLILPLPLAEAICGIVTGAIIHKTGRYLELIWVGLALMVIGNGLYIHLDVDSSLGEIIGYQLISGTGAGFLFQTPIIAIQAMVSQDDTATATATLGFVRNMATASSIVIGGVVFQNSMSQMKPSLLATGMSESLAEQMTGNSAAANIEYIGQIDDPAQLRAVREAFAWSLRNMWILYTCMSAAGLFFSAFILKARLNKEHVETVTGLNQEKKAIIQNVQPISA is encoded by the exons ATGGCCTCAGATATGGAAATGGTAGAGGCCTCGCCCTCGACTCGAGGTAGACTGCGCATTGTCGCCATCATGACGGCGCTGTCG CTGGCTATGCTTGTTGCTGCCTTGGACCAGACTATTCTTGCTACTGCGATCCCAACTATTGCGGCTAAATTGCACTCTGCAGCGGGCTATACATGGATCGGCGGCGCCTACCTGCTTGCAAATGCGGCTGGAGCCTGCATTTGGGCCAAATTGTCGGATATTTGGGGTCGCAAGTTGATTTTGCTGATCGCCGTGGCCTGGTTCTTTGTCAGCTCGATTATTTGCGCCGTGGCTGTGAACATGGAGATGCTGATTGCGGGCCGTGCTTTGCAG GGTGTTGCCGGAGGTGGTCTTTTGCAGTTGATCACCATTATCATTTCGGACCTTTTCAGCGTTCG ACATCGAAGCTTGTACCTCGGTTTGATGGAATTCATGTGGGCTTTCGCCGGTGGAATCGGGCCTCTTCTCGGCGGTGCTTTCTCGCAATACGTCTCGTGGAGATGGAATTTCTGGATTAACGTGCCCGTTTCCGGATTGACTTTTAttctgctcttcttcttcttggacgTCCACAACCCCCAGACAAAGATCATGGACGGTGTCAAGGCTATCGACTGGTTCGGCAGTGTCTCGATCTTAGGTCTGACCCTGATGCTTCTCTTGGGTCTCGATTTCGGCGGAGAGACGTTTGCATGGAGCTCGACTCAGGTCATTTGCCTGATCGTTTTTGGATCCGCCTGCTCTTTGCTATTCATTTATAGCGAGAAACGCCTGGCAAAGTACCCGCTGATGCCGATGAACATCTTCTCACATTTATCGAACGTTGCTACTTTGGCGGTGACTTTTGCACATGGATTT GTCTTTATCGCGGGCGAATATTACATGCCACTGTATCTTCAGTCGGTGAAACAAGCTTCCCCAATGCGATCAGGAGTGTTGATTCTTCCACTCCCTCTCGCAGAAGCAATCTGCGGCATCGTCACCGGCGCAATCATTCACAAAACCGGTCGATATCTCGAGCTCATCTGGGTAGGACTGGCTCTTATGGTCATTGGAAATGGTCTGTACATCCATCTCGATGTAGACTCCTCTCTCGGCGAGATCATCGGCTACCAGCTGATCAGCGGTACTGGCGCCGGATTCCTCTTTCAAACTcccatcatcgccatccaAGCGATGGTTTCTCAAGATGACACTGCGACTGCAACAGCCACGTTGGGATTCGTCCGCAACATGGCCACAGCGTCGTCAATCGTTATTGGCGGTGTCGTCTTCCAGAACAGTATGAGTCAAATGAAGCCTAGTCTTTTGGCTACGGGCATGTCGGAGAGTCTGGCTGAGCAGATGACGGGTAACTCGGCCGCTGCCAATATCGAGTATATTGGTCAGATTGACGACCCAGCACAGCTGCGTGCAGTCAGGGAGGCGTTTGCGTGGAGTTTGAGAAATATGTGGATTCTGTATACGTGCATGTCTGCCGCGggacttttcttctcggcgtTTATTCTCAAGGCGCGTTTGAACAAGGAGCATGTGGAGACGGTGACTGGCTTGAACCAGGAGAAAAAGGCTATCATTCAGAACGTGCAGCCGATTTCCGCCTAG
- a CDS encoding putative beta-glucosidase has protein sequence MAVWLQLVTALVIAQTAVANPVPETHPDELVNLKQRGSAAQGYTSPPYYPTPQGGWTSDWSEAYTKAQQVVSKMTLAEKVNLTTGTGFFMGPCVGQTGSASRFGIPNLCLQDSPLGIRNSDHNTAFPAGITVGATFNKDLMYQRGVAIGEEARGKGINIQLGPTVGPLGRKPRGGRNWEGFGSDPSLQAIGGAQTIKGMQSTGTIATIKHFIGNEQEIHRMSNVVQRGYSSNIDDRTLHEIYLWPFAEGVRAGVGSLMAAYNDVNSSACSQNSMLLNGILKDELGFQGFVMSDWSGHYTGVASALSGLDMSMPGDGAVPLLGDSYWGSELSRSILNGSVPVSRLNDMVTRIVATWYKMGQDKDYPLPNFSTNTEDAKGPLYPGALFSPSGVVNQFVNVQSDHNITARAVAREAITLLKNEDNILPLAKNASLRVFGTDAGTNPDGINACADKGCDKGVLTMGWGSGTARLPYLITPQEGIANVTQNAKFYITDSFPSGLTAGEDDIAVVFINADSGENYITVEGNPGDRTAAGLSAWHNGDNLVKAAAQKFSQVVVVIHTVGPIIMEDWIDLDSVKSVLVAHLPGQEAGNSLADVLFGDHSPSGHLPYTIPRRESDYPDSVSIIDQPFGQIQDTYTEGIYVDYRHFLNADITPRYSFGHGLSYTSFNFTSPTVSVVTPLSSAYPPPASSKGPTPVYSNSIPAASEVAWSSFKFTRIWRYLYPYLDNPEKITASNNYPYPDGYSTTQKPLPRAGGGEGGNPALFDIAFSVQVGVKNTGSRPGKAVAQLYVQLPSSLGVDTPALQLRQFEKTKTLAPGESQTLTLEITRKDVSIWDVVTQDWKAPINGEGIKLYIGNSVADTPVSCVVGGGCSVQ, from the exons ATGGCGGTTTGGCTGCAGCTGGTGACTGCACTTGTCATCGCGCAAACTGCGGTCGCCAACCCAGTTCCCGAGACTCATCCCGATGAGCTGGTGAACCTCAAGCAACGCGGCTCGGCCGCTCAGGGCTATACTTCGCCTCCGTACTATCCAACTCCTCAGGGTGGGTGGACGTCCGACTGGTCCGAAGCGTACACCAAGGCGCAACAGGTTGTGAGCAAGATGACTCTTGCCGAAAAGGTGAACTTGACCACCGGTACGGGCTTCTTCATGGGCCCCTGCGTAGGTCAAACTGGTAGCGCTTCACGATTCGGTATTCCAAACCTCTGTCTGCAGGATTCCCCTTTGGGAATACGCAATTCGGACCACAATACCGCCTTTCCAGCGGGAATCACGGTGGGCGCAACGTTCAACAAAGACTTGATGTACCAGCGAGGCGTGGCTATTGGCGAGGAAGCTCGGGGCAAGGGTATCAACATCCAGCTTGGTCCAACTGTCGGCCCGCTTGGTCGCAAACCTCGAGGGGGTCGCAACTGGGAGGGTTTCGGTTCAGATCCCAGTCTTCAGGCCATCGGCGGCGCCCAAACGATCAAGGGTATGCAAAGCACCGGTACCATTGCAACGATCAAACACTTCATTGGAAATGAACAGGAGATTCATCGGATGAGCAATGTGGTCCAGAGAGGGTACTCATCAAACATTGATGATCGCACGCTGCACGAGATATACCTCTGGCCTTTTGCCGAGGGTGTTCGTGCAGGGGTTGGGTCGTTGATGGCGGCATATAATGAT GTAAATAGCTCCGCGTGCAGTCAGAACAGCATGCTCTTGAATGGAATTTTGAAGGATGAGCTGGGCTTTCAAGGCTTTGTGATGTCGGACTGGAGTGGCCACTACACTGGAGTGGCATCTGCGTTATCTGGCCTGGATATGTCCATGCCTGGCGATGGTGCCGTGCCGTTGCTTGGTGATAGCTATTGGGGCTCCGAGCTTTCACGCTCTATTTTGAATGGAAGCGTCCCTGTGTCTCGCCTGAACGATATG GTGACTCGCATTGTGGCTACGTGGTACAAAATGGGACAGGACAAAGACTACCCGCTGCCTAATTTCTCGACAAATACCGAAGATGCAAAAGGGCCACTCTATCCAGGCgctcttttctcccccagtGGAGTTGTGAATCAATTTGTCAACGTTCAGAGCGACCATAACATCACGGCACGTGCTGTGGCTCGAGAAGCAATTACTCTTCTCAAGAATGAAGACAACATTCTTCCACTTGCCAAGAATGCATCGCTGAGGGTGTTTGGCACAGATGCAGGTACTAATCCCGATGGAATCAATGCTTGCGCAGACAAGGGTTGTGATAAAGGCGTCTTGACCATGGGCTGGGGAAGTGGCACTGCCAGGTTGCCTTATCTTATTACACCTCAGGAGGGCATTGCGAACGTGACTCAGAACGCCAAGTTTTATATCACGGACTCGTTTCCCTCTGGCTTGACTGCGGGTGAGGATGATATTGCTGTGGTTTTCATCAATGCTGATTCAGGCGAGAATTACATCACCGTTGAGGGGAACCCCGGTGACCGCACCGCAGCCGGTCTCTCTGCCTGGCATAACGGGGACAACCTTGTCAAAGCGGCGGCGCAGAAGTTCTCACAGGTCGTGGTGGTCATCCACACCGTCGGTCCGATCATCATGGAGGATTGGATTGACCTGGACTCGGTTAAGTCCGTGCTCGTCGCCCATCTGCCTGGTCAAGAAGCCGGTAATTCCCTCGCCGACGTTCTTTTCGGGGATCACAGTCCTAGCGGACATTTGCCGTACACCATTCCTCGTCGCGAATCCGATTATCCAGATAGTGTGAGCATCATCGATCAGCCCTTTGGTCAAATCCAAGACACCTATACCGAAGGTATCTATGTGGATTATCGCCACTTCTTGAACGCGGATATTACTCCGCGCTATTCCTTTGGTCACGGTCTCTCTTACACGAGCTTCAACTTTACCAGCCCTACCGTTTCTGTCGTCACCCCACTCAGCTCTGCCTACCCCCCGCCCGCATCCTCAAAAGGGCCCACGCCCGTATACAGCAACTCCATCCCAGCTGCATCGGAGGTTGCCTGGTCGTCATTCAAATTCACGCGGATCTGGCGCTATCTCTACCCTTACCTCGATAACCCCGAGAAGATCACCGCTTCGAACAATTATCCCTACCCAGATGGGTACAGCACTACACAGAAACCACTGCCACGCGCCGGTGGAGGGGAAGGTGGCAATCCCGCTCTCTTTGATATCGCCTTTTCTGTCCAAGTGGGTGTGAAAAACACGGGCTCTCGACCTGGCAAGGCCGTCGCGCAATTATACGTGCAACTTCCTTCCAGCCTGGGCGTTGACACTCCTGCACTTCAGCTTCGCCAATTCGAGAAAACAAAGACCCTTGCTCCGGGCGAGTCTCAAACTCTGACGCTCGAGATTACACGAAAGGATGTCAGTATCTGGGACGTTGTCACGCAGGATTGGAAGGCACCCATCAATGGAGAGGGGATCAAGCTGTATATTGGAAACAGCGTTGCCGATACTCCGGTCTCGTGCGTTGTTGGTGGAGGGTGCTCCGTCCAGTAG